One part of the Rutidosis leptorrhynchoides isolate AG116_Rl617_1_P2 chromosome 1, CSIRO_AGI_Rlap_v1, whole genome shotgun sequence genome encodes these proteins:
- the LOC139840703 gene encoding kinesin-like protein KIN-14I produces the protein MMSTEGALSFSVASVMEDVLQQHDNRPQDLDLDSRRAEEAATRRFEAAAWMKNMIGVVLARDLPVEPSEEEFRVALRSGLILCNVINKVEPGAVPKVVRSPCDSDGAALSIFQCFENVRNFLVAVGQMGLPTFEASDLEQQGKSSRIVNCILALKSYSDWKQAGCNGAWKYSGNSRAVASNKNFIRKNSEPFNSSLSRNMSTKEPSTFSQSFETENSKMSNSSLNKLVRAALLDKKPDEVPILVESVLSKVMAEFEHRIASLELKNSVAKDTPAGDKTVLKQPSDNIKVDKKVTPIMKEQNSPKNSISDEEKKRKQLTYQMVFDIQEKDIQELKQTLSTTKSGMQYMQMKFHEEIQKLGLHVHGLASAASGYHRVLEENRKLYNQVQDLKGNIRVYCRVRPGRLDLKSVVNTIEEGMITINTPAKYGKGCRSFNFNKVFGPSATQAEVFADTRPLIRSVLDGYNVCIFAYGQTGSGKTHTMTGPKNLTENSQGVNYRALRDLFLLAEQRKDTLLYEVSVQMIEIYNEQVRDLLDTEGLNKRLEIRNNSQNGFNVPDASLVHVVSMHDVIHLMNLGERNRAVGATAINDRSSRSHSCLTVHVQGRDLTSGAVLRGCMHLVDLAGSERVDKSEATGDRLKEAQHINKSLSALGDVISSLAQKNSHVPYRNSKLTQLLQDSLGGQAKTLMFVHISPELNAVGETLSTLKFAERVASVELGEAQVHKDSSDVKDLREQIANLKAALAKKEGDHESMQQKVSGSPGGKLTSHSPSNVLPKNSFSEPKSRRKPRTDVAKTEVGKESRSRQKTQSFDLDELLANSPPWPPISSPGETYLEDDRDMSSGDWVDKVMVNKQDLARCWEAENAGMSDAFYQKYVSDSSKLYSEQTYSTYENGNGFDIATTDGGEELDAATSDSSEPDLLWQFNNSKLPSMSRLNNSNTKTTKSPDPRTRSTIPRFVPSPSRKTTNAGGLPQAPQRGIRLSASVSESESDNRGSIDRK, from the exons ATGATGTCAACTGAAGGTGCATTATCGTTTTCGGTTGCGTCTGTGATGGAAGATGTTCTTCAGCAACACGATAATCGTCCTCAAGATCTCGATTTAGATTCTCGTAGAGCCGAAGAAGCAG CAACGAGAAGATTCGAAGCCGCGGCATGGATGAAGAATATGATTGGAGTTGTTTTGGCTAGAGATTTGCCTGTAGAGCCTTCTGAGGAAGAATTTAGGGTTGCTTTGAGAAGTGGATTGATCCTTTGCAATGTGATTAATAAGGTTGAACCAGGAGCTGTGCCCAAG GTGGTTAGAAGTCCATGTGATTCGGATGGTGCAGCTTTATCTATATTCCAATGTTTCGAAAATGTGAGAAATTTTTTAGTAGCTGTGGGACAAATGGGACTACCTACCTTTGAGGCGTCTGATTTAGAACAA CAAGGCAAATCATCTAGAATCGTCAATTGTATTCTTGCACTCAAATCCTATAGTGACTGGAAACAAGCAGGTTGCAATGGGGCTTGGAAATATAGTGGTAATTCAAGAGCTGTTGCCTCTAACAAGAACTTTATACGCAAAAACTCAGAGCCATTTAATAGTTCCTTGTCAAGGAATATGTCAACGAAAGAACCATCCACATTTTCTCAGTCGTTTGAAACCGAGAATAGCAAAATG TCCAATTCTTCCTTAAATAAGCTAGTCCGCGCTGCTCTATTGGATAAGAAACCAGATGAGGTTCCTATT CTTGTAGAATCCGTACTAAGTAAGGTCATGGCAGAGTTTGAGCATCGCATTGCTAGTCTTGAATTG AAAAACTCTGTCGCTAAAGATACTCCTGCTGGAGATAAGACTGTTCTGAAACAACCTTCTGATAATATAAAGGTGG ACAAGAAAGTCACACCTATAATGAAGGAACAAAATTCACCTAAGAACTCCATCTCTGATGAAGAAAAGAAAAGGAAACAGTTGACATATCAAATGGTTTTTGATATACAGGAAAAAGATATTCAG GAGTTGAAACAAACTCTCTCGACTACAAAATCTGGGATGCAGTATATGCAAATGAAGTTCCATGAGGAAATTCAAAAACTCG GTTTGCATGTTCATGGTCTAGCCAGTGCTGCTTCAGGATATCATAGAGTTCTCGAGGAAAACCGAAAGCTATATAATCAGGTCCAAGATCTCAAAG GAAATATTAGAGTTTATTGTCGGGTGAGACCCGGAAGATTGGACTTGAAGAGTGTCGTAAATACAATCGAAGAAGGAATGATTACCATTAACACCCCCGCAAAGTATGGAAAAGGATGCAGATCATTTAACTTCAACAAAGTATTTGGTCCTTCAGCAACTCAAG CGGAGGTTTTTGCAGATACCCGACCGCTTATTCGCTCTGTTCTTGATGGCTACAATGTATGTATCTTTGCATATGGTCAAACTGGATCTGGAAAAACACATACAATG ACTGGACCAAAGAATCTTACTGAAAATAGTCAAGGAGTTAATTATAGGGCATTGAGAGATTTGTTTCTTCTCGCGGAACAAAGGAAAGATACCCTTCTGTATGAAGTGTCTGTGCAAATGATTGAGATTTATAATGAGCAAGTTCGGGATCTGCTTGATACTGAGGGATTAAACAAGAG ATTAGAAATCCGTAACAATTCACAGAACGGATTCAATGTTCCAGATGCTAGTCTTGTCCATGTGGTATCGATGCATGATGTTATTCATCTGATGAACCTTGGGGAACGAAACCGTGCTGTCGGTGCAACTGCTATCAATGATCGTAGTAGTCGGTCCCACAG TTGTTTGACTGTACATGTACAAGGGAGAGACCTAACATCCGGAGCTGTTCTTCGTGGTTGTATGCATTTGGTTGATCTAGCAGGGAGCGAAAGGGTGGACAAATCTGAAGCGACCGGAGACCGATTAAAAGAGGCACAACATATTAATAAATCTCTTTCAGCATTAGGCGACGTGATTTCATCTCTTGCCCAAAAAAATTCACATGTGCCTTACAGAAACAGTAAACTCACACAATTACTTCAAGATTCACTTG GTGGGCAAGCAAAGACACTGATGTTTGTTCACATAAGTCCAGAACTTAATGCTGTTGGAGAAACACTTAGCACACTTAAGTTTGCAGAACGAGTTGCAAGTGTTGAACTCGGTGAAGCTCAAGTACATAAAGATAGTTCAGATGTGAAAGACCTTAGAGAACAG ATTGCCAATCTTAAGGCAGCCCTTGCAAAGAAAGAAGGGGATCATGAAAGCATGCAACAAAAAGTATCTGGAAGTCCGGGTGGCAAGCTAACATCTCATTCCCCTTCTAACGTACTGCCTAAAAATTCATTCAGTGAGCCGAAGAGTCGTAGGAAACCAAGGACTGATGTTGCCAAAACTGAG GTGGGAAAAGAGTCTAGGTCAAGGCAGAAAACACAAAGCTTTGATTTAGATGAACTACTAGCAAATTCACCTCCATGGCCTCCCATTAGCAGTCCTGGTGAGACATATCTAGAAGATGATAGAGACATGAGCTCAGGTGATTGGGTTGATAAGGTCATGGTCAACAAACAAGATCTAGCACGATGTTGGGAAGCAGAAAATGCTGGTATGTCTGATGCATTTTACCAAAAATATGTCTCGGATTCTTCCAAGTTATACTCGGAACAAACCTATTCCACATATGAAAATGGAAATGGTTTTGATATTGCAACTACCGATGGTGGTGAAGAACTTGATGCTGCCACCAGCGACTCATCTGAGCCTGATTTGCTTTGGCAATTTAATAATTCTAAACTTCCTTCAATGTCAAGACTCAATAACTCGAACACGAAGACCACAAAGAGCCCAGATCCGAG AACCAGGTCGACGATTCCAAGATTCGTGCCATCACCGTCACGGAAAACAACCAATGCTGGTGGTCTCCCTCAGGCCCCACAGCGAGGTATTAGGCTG AGTGCGAGTGTGAGTGAGAGTGAGAGTGATAACAG AGGTTCTATTGACCGAAAATGA
- the LOC139875414 gene encoding uncharacterized protein, producing MSKELSITGNDDSLIKFTNMRINAEEDEEFDDSDDDYDDEEEDEYEAPVTLGFVEKPKFEWSLLRHLFPSKAGGTPAWLDPVNLPSGKSSLCDMCGEPLRFLLQAYAPLCDKESTFHRTLYVFMCPSMACLRRDQHEQWKHQPEKGSRSVKVFRGQLPRDNQFYSSEPPKNNGSDKPLGPAAPLCNWCGTWKGDKRCGNCKRACYCSQIHQANHWKSSHKIQCRAIDLTGQASNSGSTNSSDDTPKVASNITWPEYEIINEDEPEFGGEVSDSGAYGKTSLTNNEDEGDVKSWAYFTKRVARAPEQVLRYSRFENSKPLWPMLSGQPSKADIPKCSSCGGNRSFEFQILPQLLYYFDVKNDYNSLDWGTIAVYTCEASCDSTLAYKEEFAWVQHTSQST from the exons ATGTCGAAGGAATTAAGCATTACTGGAAATGATGATTCGTTAATTAAGTTCACTAATATGCGAATTAATGCAGAAGAAGATGAAGAATTTGATGATTCTGATGATGATTACgatgatgaggaagaagatgaatatgAAGCTCCTGTTACATTAGGTTTCGTTGAAAAACCAAAGTTTGAATGGTCCCTTCTTCGCCATCTGTTTCCTAGCAAAGCTGGAGGAACTCCT GCTTGGTTGGATCCGGTTAACTTACCATCTGGTAAATCTTCTCTGTGTGACATGTGCGGTGAACCTCTTCGGTTTTTGCTTCAG GCTTATGCACCTCTTTGTGATAAGGAATCAACGTTCCATAGGACACTATATGTATTTATGTGTCCATCAATGGCATGCCTTAGGCGAGACCAACACGAGCAATGGAAGCACCAGCCAGAAAAGGGATCTAGGAG TGTCAAGGTCTTCCGTGGTCAACTACCTCGCGACAATCAGTTTTACTCCAGTGAGCCACCTAAGAACAATGGCAGTGACAAGCCTTTAGGACCAGCAG CTCCACTTTGTAATTGGTGTGGTACCTGGAAAGGAGATAAAAGATGTGGTAACTGCAAAAGAGCATGTTATTGTTCCCAGATTCATCAG GCTAATCACTGGAAATCATCTCATAAAATCCAATGTAGAGCAATTGATCTTACGGGTCAAGCATCTAATTCTGGTTCTACCAATTCTTCGGATGATACACCCAAAG TCGCAAGCAACATTACCTGGCCAGAATACGAAATCATCAATGAGGATGAACCCGAGTTTGGCGGTGAAGTATCTGACAGCGGTGCATATGGAAAAACATCACTTACTAACAATGAG GATGAAGGTGATGTAAAGAGTTGGGCATATTTTACCAAAAGAGTAGCTCGGGCTCCTGAACAAGTGTTAAG GTACTCTAGATTTGAGAATTCTAAACCGTTGTGGCCGATGTTAAGTGGCCAACCATCAAAAGCTGATATACCTAAATGCAGTTCCTGTGGTGGCAATCGATCTTTTGAATTTCAG ATATTGCCACAATTGCTTTACTACTTTGATGTTAAAAATGATTACAACTCCCTTGATTGGGGGACCATTGCGGTGTATACATGCGAGGCTTCATGTGATTCAACCTTGGCTTATAAAGAAGAATTTGCTTGGGTTCAGCACACTTCCCAATCAACTTAA